ATGTACGGCGGACGGCCGTTCTGGGCGAGATGCCGGGCGTCCCGGCGGATGCGTGGCCGTCCGCCTGCGCAGTCAGTGCGCGCCGCGCTGGTTCCTCGCGAAGTCGTCGGCCACCTGCCGCAGCACGCGCTCCACCGCGCCGCCGCGGCCGGGGAAGAAGAGCGCGTCCGAGAGCGAGTTGAGCGCCACGCGCAGGTCCGCGAACTGGTCCGCCGCGCGCACGAACAGGTCGCCCAGGCCATGGCGCAGCGCCAGGTCGCTTCCCGCGGCGGTGCGGAAGCCTGCCGCGCCCAGCTCGTCGTAGTACGACAGCGGCGGCGCGCCCCGGCGCTGCACCCGGTGCGTCACGTGGTCCGGGAAGACGCCGGCCAGCCACAGCGCGTAGTTGCCCAGGTGCACGCGCAGCAGGAACTCGCGCTCGCCGCGGGCGCGGTCCAGCGCCGCCAGGATGTCGGCCAGGTAGAAGAACGGCTCGCCCTCGCCGCCGTCCACCGCGTTGGCGCGGCCGGCGGTGCCGAACTCCAGCAGCACGGCAGCGGTGTAGTCCGCCAGCTGCCGGTCGGAGATCTCGCGCTGGAGCAGCGCGTGGCGCACCAGCAGGTAGAACACGAGCGGCGCGGGCGCGGCGCTCACCCGCCCGCCGCGCAGGATGGCGCTGAGCATCCGCGCGTCGTCCAGCAGCGCGTCCAGCCCGCGCTCGCGCAGCAGCTCCTCGGCGCCGGGGCCGCCGAGGGCCACCAGCAGCTCCGCTTCCCGTCTCCCGAACGACGCGCGTACGTTTGGCTTGATCATGCGGTTCCTCCAGGCAAGGGTACCTGTTGGGTCGTACAGGCCGGCGCGGCGGATGTTCATCCCCCGCGCCTACCGTACATCTCCGTCATCGCACATGCAACGCTCGTGCTGTCGGGAGATGCAGCCGCAACGCGCCTCCCGCACGCTGCGCGATGCCGGACGAGCACCGGCCGTCCATCTGCCTGCCTCCGCCGTCCGCCGCCCGTCGCGCATCGGCGGAGGCGCGGCGGGGGCGCGCGGTCCCCGGCTTGCGTCCACCGCGTCCGCATCTGCCGAGACGCGTCACGAGATGCGGATGGGCCGGTGCGCATCACCCCGAAAATCCCCAGACCGACGAAGCATGCGACTGCCGCTGCCGGGCCCATGGCAAAAGCTGCTGGGCGACGAGACCGAGAAGCCGTACTTCGCCAAGCTGCGCGAGTTCGTGGACGCCGAGCGCGCCGCGCACGAGGTCTATCCGCCGGAGGACGAGGTGTTCACCGCGCTCCGGCTCACGCCCTACGACGAGGTGCGGGTGCTGGTGCTGGGCCAGGACCCGTACCACGGGCCGGGACAGGCGCACGGGCTGGCGTTCTCGGTCTGCCCCGGCGTGCGCCCGCCGCCGTCGCTGGCCAACATGTTCCGCGAGCTGCGCGACGACCTGGGGTGCACCATCCCCAACAACGGCTATCTGGTGCCGTGGGCGCGGCAGGGCGTGCTGCTGCTGAACGCCGTGCTCACAGTGCGCGCGCACGAGCCCAACTCGCACAAGGGCAAGGGCTGGGAGACGTTCACCGACGCCGTGATCCGCAAGGTCGCGGAGAAGGACGACCGCGTGGTGTTCGTGCTGTGGGGCGGCTACGCGGGCAAGAAGGAGGCGCTGATCGACGCGGGCCGGCACACGGTGATCCGCTCGGCGCACCCTTCGCCGCTCTCGGCCCGGCGCGGCTTCTTCGGCAGCCGCCCGTTCTCGAAGATCAACGCGGCGCTCCGCGAGGCGGGGAAGCCGGAGATCGACTGGCAGATCCCCGACCTGTAGCCGCGCATCGTCCCGGCTCTCTGGGCGGATCGGGCCGGCGGAGATACGATGGAAGACGAGCGAGGCCGTCCGCGCGGTGCGGACGGCCTCGCCGTGCATGTGTGCCCAGCATGGATAGTGGTCCGGAGGTGAAAGTCCTCCCGGAACTTGGTCGTAGGGACCGAAGCGAGCCGCAAGGCGCCGACCGTGAGGAGAGCGCTGAAAGAAGCGGGGTAGCGAACCCGTCGAGCCGACGAACAGAAACCGGATAGGAGGCGTAGCCGAGCAGGGCGAGCGTCCAAACAAACGCGAAGCTCTCACGACCAAAGCTCAGGCTGCGTAGATCCGGCGGTTGTGCGGGGAAGGCCACTGTTCTTACCTGGGGAGATCTCGCCTTGCGCCTGAAAGGGCGACGTGCGATGGAGTGACAGCGCGGAGCGAGAAGTCAGCCGAGGCCGTAGTAGTCGGACGGTTTGCCACAGATGGCGCTTGGGCCCCGCCCCGCCGGTGAAGGGCCGAACGGAGAGGAGAGCGAAACGACGTTGCGTCTCGGAAGGGCAATGCACCAGAAGACCATGCAGATGGAGCTCCCGCTGGAGGATAGGGGTGAAGCCCCGAACGTACGGCGGAGCGGTGAAGCCAAGCCGGCGGCGCAGGGAAACGAGCGCTCGGGAAACGGCGACCTGATGGAGCGGGTGGTCGAGCGCGGCAACCTGTTCTCAGCGTTGAAGCGCGTGCGGAAGAACAAGGGCAGTCCGGGCATCGACGGGATGCGCGTGGAGGACCTGGCGGCGTATCTGCGGGAGAACTGGGAGCGGATCCGAGCGGAGTTGCTCGCGGGAAGCTACCGGCCTTCGGCGGTGCGTCGTCACGAGATCCCGAAGAGCGGGGGCGGGATGAGGCAGCTTGGCATCCCGACCGTGCTCGACCGGTTCATCCAACAGGCGATCCTGCAGGTGCTGCAGCCGATCTTCGACCCCACGTTCAGCGAGCACAGCTACGGATTCCGGCCGGGGCGGCGGGCGCACGGCGCAGTCTGTCAGGCGCAACGCGATGTCCAGTCGGGCCGTAGATGGGTCGTGGATGTGGACCTGGAGAAGTTCTTCGACCGTGTGAACCATGACGTGCTGATGTCACGTCTGGAGAAGCGGATCGGGGACAAGCGGCTGCTCAGGGTGATCCGCCGCTACCTGGAGGCCGGGGTGCTGGCCAACGGAGTGGTGGTGGAGCGGCACGAGGGCACGCCGCAGGGCGGGCCGCTCTCGCCGCTGCTGGCGAACGTGCTCCTGGACGAAGTCGACCAGGCGCTGGAGCGGAGCGGGCACGCGTTCGTGCGATACGCCGATGACTGCAACGTGTACGTGCGGTCGAAGCGGGCGGGCGAGCGGGTCCTGGAGCGTCTTCGGGCGCTCTACGCGAAGCTCCGGCTGAAGGTCAACGAGGACAAGAGTGCGGTGGCGCGGGTGTGGGACCGCAAGTTCCTGGGCTACAGCTTCT
Above is a window of Longimicrobiaceae bacterium DNA encoding:
- a CDS encoding uracil-DNA glycosylase, whose protein sequence is MRLPLPGPWQKLLGDETEKPYFAKLREFVDAERAAHEVYPPEDEVFTALRLTPYDEVRVLVLGQDPYHGPGQAHGLAFSVCPGVRPPPSLANMFRELRDDLGCTIPNNGYLVPWARQGVLLLNAVLTVRAHEPNSHKGKGWETFTDAVIRKVAEKDDRVVFVLWGGYAGKKEALIDAGRHTVIRSAHPSPLSARRGFFGSRPFSKINAALREAGKPEIDWQIPDL
- the ltrA gene encoding group II intron reverse transcriptase/maturase, with amino-acid sequence MALGPRPAGEGPNGEESETTLRLGRAMHQKTMQMELPLEDRGEAPNVRRSGEAKPAAQGNERSGNGDLMERVVERGNLFSALKRVRKNKGSPGIDGMRVEDLAAYLRENWERIRAELLAGSYRPSAVRRHEIPKSGGGMRQLGIPTVLDRFIQQAILQVLQPIFDPTFSEHSYGFRPGRRAHGAVCQAQRDVQSGRRWVVDVDLEKFFDRVNHDVLMSRLEKRIGDKRLLRVIRRYLEAGVLANGVVVERHEGTPQGGPLSPLLANVLLDEVDQALERSGHAFVRYADDCNVYVRSKRAGERVLERLRALYAKLRLKVNEDKSAVARVWDRKFLGYSFWVAKGREVKRRAAPKALEDFKERIRQITSRNGGRSLGRVVEELRAYLLGWKAYFRLADTPGVFHDLDQWIARRLRMVQLKQWKRGRTAYREMRTRGVPEQLAAVAAKHTRSWWRMSRHGALQTALPGKLFEQMGLPRLRPH